One part of the Coffea eugenioides isolate CCC68of chromosome 10, Ceug_1.0, whole genome shotgun sequence genome encodes these proteins:
- the LOC113749118 gene encoding eukaryotic translation initiation factor 3 subunit I-like: protein MRPILMKGHERPLTFLKYNRDGDLLFSCAKDHTPTVWFADNGERLGTYRGHNGAVWCCDVSRDSSLLLTGSADQTAKLWNVKTGTQLYTFNFDSPTRSVDFGVGDKLAVITTDPFMGLPSAIQVKRIARDPADQSGESILVLKGPQGRINRAVWGPLNKTIISGGEDSVIRIWDSETGKLLKESDKEAGHKKGITSLSKSNDVTHFVSGSLDKSAKLWDMRTLTLLKTYTTERPVNAVAMSPLLDHVVLGGGQDASAVTTTDHRAGKFEAKFYDKVLQEEIGGVKGHFGPINALAFNPDGKSFASGGEDGYVRLHHFDPDYFNIKI from the exons ATGAGGCCGATACTGATGAAAGGCCATGAGAGGCCCCTGACATTTTTGAAGTACAACAGAGACGGCGATCTTCTATTCTCTTGCGCCAAGGATCATACTCCAACCGTCTGGTTCGCCGACAATGGCGAACGCCTCGGCACTTATCGTGGCCACAACGGAGCCGTCTGGTGTTGCGATGTCTCCA GGGATTCGTCTTTGCTGTTAACTGGAAGTGCGGATCAGACAGCAAAACTTTGGAATGTTAAAACAGGGACTCAGCTGTACACTTTCAACTTCGACTCGCCAACTAGGTCTgttgattttggagttggtgatAAACTTGCTGTCATAACAACTGACCCCTTTATGGGATTGCCTTCTGCAATTCAAGTCAAACGAATTGCCAGAGATCCTGCTGACC AGTCCGGTGAATCTATTCTTGTACTCAAAGGCCCTCAGGGAAGAATTAACAGGGCTGTTTGGGGACCTTTGAACAAGACTATCATAAGTGGTGGTGAAGATTCTGTAATACGTATCTGGGATTCTGAG ACTGGGAAATTACTCAAAGAGTCTGACAAGGAGGCTGGTCACAAAAAAGGCATAACATCGCTTTCAAAATCCAATGATGTGACGCATTTCGTCAGTGGTTCTCTTGATAAGTCAGCTAAA CTGTGGGATATGAGAACATTGACACTTCTGAAGACCTATACAACTGAACGTCCTGTGAATGCAGTTGCAATGTCCCCGCTTCTTGATCAT GTGGTACTTGGAGGTGGTCAGGATGCATCAGCTGTTACTACCACTGACCATCGTGCTGGAAAGTTCGAGGCAAAATTCTATGACAAG GTTCTTCAAGAAGAGATTGGAGGTGTTAAAGGTCACTTTGGGCCAATCAACGCCTTGGCATTCAATCCTGATGGAAAAAG TTTCGCAAGTGGAGGTGAAGATGGGTATGTGAGACTGCATCACTTTGATCCAGACTACTTCAACATCAAGATCTAG